A genomic window from Cherax quadricarinatus isolate ZL_2023a chromosome 51, ASM3850222v1, whole genome shotgun sequence includes:
- the LOC128694617 gene encoding uncharacterized protein isoform X2, with protein MPAQDNHHEKHSIWQRKNNTQRAAGWLEEETIEQCDSPQDKQDNDTREDIIIDFDECQSPRSVDSELNIEEVEERRPKYDGYASYMKINEQPHNDQEREISSSSCHLPLEVWRRRTGTPDTVSSKRMIQTERKTILYGQTPAAMCQIQLRAMAHAAGMPVREFAELVLAGDTQEHLQLLRQYHTPCLPQLSQLFDELDVCALSVNPLKQKISRRISLDDSTEIANRANTASGRNIGRAKQNKSNKQIPVASTSRENRTLKKTSVVQTVDMTNCKRVNCVQETRKKGFDTASREVIKSAITVIPETESDTSSNSESDSELSVSDFIPPSPSSNENQLALVNTVKLPVYTKIHINTNSCSLLLSAPSASNSPERSTLNDVNSVERQQNRAFENLAQQTNTVCNSDYNKVLDEILFEDESLTQQLKTNKFLEEQIVGSNLKYCNPLEKMNKDFNFLSGKADLCKNNVGITKKNSRHYNTVLDTLMFGDCSSPSASQPEQNEKLDEEHNGKVEERPGAVEVQRRQRPSTLSTVLNGSPWASLGT; from the exons atGCCAGCACAGGACAACCATCATGAAAAACACAGCATATGGCAGAGAAAAAACAACACTCAGAGAGCTGCTGGATGGTTAGAGGAAGAAACAATAGAGCAATGTGACAGCCCACAAGATAAACAGGATAATGACACACGAGAGGACATTATAATTGACTTTGATGAATGTCAGAGTCCaagaagtgttgatagtgaactAAATATTGAAGAGGTAGAAGAAAGAAGACCAAAATATGATGGTTACGCTTCATATATGAAGATAAATGAGCAACCACATA ATGATCAGGAGAGAGAAATATCCAGCAGCAGCTGCCATCTACCTCTTGAGGTGTGGAGAAGGCGTACTGGTACGCCTGACACAGTCAGTAGTAAGAGGATGATACAAACTGAGAGGAAAACTATCCTTTATGGACAGACTCCAGCTGCTATGTGCCA AATCCAATTAAGAGCCATGGCACACGCTGCAGGAATGCCGGTGCGAGAATTTGCAGAACTTGTATTGGCAGGCGATACACAGGAACATTTGCAGCTTCTTAGACAGTACCACACTCCATGCCTGCCTCAACTCTCACAGTTATTTGACGAGCTGGATGTCTGTGCTTTGTCAGTGAACCCCTTAAAACAAAAAATCAGTCGCAGGATCTCCTTGGATGATAGTACAGAAATTGCAAATAGAGCAAATACTGCCTCTGGAAGAAACATTGGGAGAGCCAAGCAAAATAAATCTAACAAGCAAATACCAGTTGCAAGTACTAGTAGAGAAAATAGAACATTAAAAAAAACAAGTGTTGTGCAAACTGTGGATATGACCAACTGCAAAAGAGTCAACTGTGTTCAAGAGACAAGGAAGAAGGGATTTGATACAGCTTCAAGAGAGGTGATAAAAAGTGCCATAACTGTCATACCCGAgacagagagtgatacaagttCAAACAGTGAAAGTGATTCTGAGCTAAGTGTTAGTGATTTCattccaccctcaccatcatcgaATGAAAATCAACTGGCACTTGTGAACACAGTAAAGCTTCCAGTTTATACTAAAATTCATATTAATACTAACTCGTGTTCTCTGTTATTATCTGCTCCTTCAGCTTCAAACTCCCCAGAGAGATCAACCCTAAATGATGTAAATTCAGTGGAAAGACAACAGAATCGTGCCTTTGAAAATCTTGCTCAACAAACTAATACAGTGTGCAACAGCGATTACAAtaaagtgttggatgaaatattATTTGAAGATGAATCATTAACTCAACAACTCAAGACAAATAAATTTCTTGAGGAACAAATTGTGGGAAGCAATTTGAAATACTGTAATCCCCTGGAAAAAATGAATAAAGATTTTAATTTCCTTTCAGGGAAAGCAGATTTGTGTAAAAACAATGTTGgaattactaaaaagaattcaAGACATTACAACACAGTGTTGGATACTCTCATGTTTGGGGATTGCTCTTCTCCTTCAGCTTCACAGCCAGAGCAAAATG AGAAACTCGATGAAGAACATAATGGGAAGGTTGAAGAAAGGCCTGGTGCAGTTGAGGTTCAGAGAAGGCAGAGGCCTTCTACATTATCTACAGTGTTGAATGGATCTCCTTGGGCAAGTCTTGGAACGTAA
- the LOC128694617 gene encoding uncharacterized protein isoform X1, whose protein sequence is MPAQDNHHEKHSIWQRKNNTQRAAGWLEEETIEQCDSPQDKQDNDTREDIIIDFDECQSPRSVDSELNIEEVEERRPKYDGYASYMKINEQPHNDQEREISSSSCHLPLEVWRRRTGTPDTVSSKRMIQTERKTILYGQTPAAMCQIQLRAMAHAAGMPVREFAELVLAGDTQEHLQLLRQYHTPCLPQLSQLFDELDVCALSVNPLKQKISRRISLDDSTEIANRANTASGRNIGRAKQNKSNKQIPVASTSRENRTLKKTSVVQTVDMTNCKRVNCVQETRKKGFDTASREVIKSAITVIPETESDTSSNSESDSELSVSDFIPPSPSSNENQLALVNTVKLPVYTKIHINTNSCSLLLSAPSASNSPERSTLNDVNSVERQQNRAFENLAQQTNTVCNSDYNKVLDEILFEDESLTQQLKTNKFLEEQIVGSNLKYCNPLEKMNKDFNFLSGKADLCKNNVGITKKNSRHYNTVLDTLMFGDCSSPSASQPEQNGETSISISQTPPSITISQDNSSNKFSDHSTRIIDELFGSLPEKLDEEHNGKVEERPGAVEVQRRQRPSTLSTVLNGSPWASLGT, encoded by the exons atGCCAGCACAGGACAACCATCATGAAAAACACAGCATATGGCAGAGAAAAAACAACACTCAGAGAGCTGCTGGATGGTTAGAGGAAGAAACAATAGAGCAATGTGACAGCCCACAAGATAAACAGGATAATGACACACGAGAGGACATTATAATTGACTTTGATGAATGTCAGAGTCCaagaagtgttgatagtgaactAAATATTGAAGAGGTAGAAGAAAGAAGACCAAAATATGATGGTTACGCTTCATATATGAAGATAAATGAGCAACCACATA ATGATCAGGAGAGAGAAATATCCAGCAGCAGCTGCCATCTACCTCTTGAGGTGTGGAGAAGGCGTACTGGTACGCCTGACACAGTCAGTAGTAAGAGGATGATACAAACTGAGAGGAAAACTATCCTTTATGGACAGACTCCAGCTGCTATGTGCCA AATCCAATTAAGAGCCATGGCACACGCTGCAGGAATGCCGGTGCGAGAATTTGCAGAACTTGTATTGGCAGGCGATACACAGGAACATTTGCAGCTTCTTAGACAGTACCACACTCCATGCCTGCCTCAACTCTCACAGTTATTTGACGAGCTGGATGTCTGTGCTTTGTCAGTGAACCCCTTAAAACAAAAAATCAGTCGCAGGATCTCCTTGGATGATAGTACAGAAATTGCAAATAGAGCAAATACTGCCTCTGGAAGAAACATTGGGAGAGCCAAGCAAAATAAATCTAACAAGCAAATACCAGTTGCAAGTACTAGTAGAGAAAATAGAACATTAAAAAAAACAAGTGTTGTGCAAACTGTGGATATGACCAACTGCAAAAGAGTCAACTGTGTTCAAGAGACAAGGAAGAAGGGATTTGATACAGCTTCAAGAGAGGTGATAAAAAGTGCCATAACTGTCATACCCGAgacagagagtgatacaagttCAAACAGTGAAAGTGATTCTGAGCTAAGTGTTAGTGATTTCattccaccctcaccatcatcgaATGAAAATCAACTGGCACTTGTGAACACAGTAAAGCTTCCAGTTTATACTAAAATTCATATTAATACTAACTCGTGTTCTCTGTTATTATCTGCTCCTTCAGCTTCAAACTCCCCAGAGAGATCAACCCTAAATGATGTAAATTCAGTGGAAAGACAACAGAATCGTGCCTTTGAAAATCTTGCTCAACAAACTAATACAGTGTGCAACAGCGATTACAAtaaagtgttggatgaaatattATTTGAAGATGAATCATTAACTCAACAACTCAAGACAAATAAATTTCTTGAGGAACAAATTGTGGGAAGCAATTTGAAATACTGTAATCCCCTGGAAAAAATGAATAAAGATTTTAATTTCCTTTCAGGGAAAGCAGATTTGTGTAAAAACAATGTTGgaattactaaaaagaattcaAGACATTACAACACAGTGTTGGATACTCTCATGTTTGGGGATTGCTCTTCTCCTTCAGCTTCACAGCCAGAGCAAAATGGTGAGACCTCAATCAGTATTAGTCAGACACCACCATCCATTACAATATCTCAAGATAATTCTTCAAATAAATTCAGTGACCACTCAACTCGCATAATTGATGAATTATTTGGTTCACTCCCAGAGAAACTCGATGAAGAACATAATGGGAAGGTTGAAGAAAGGCCTGGTGCAGTTGAGGTTCAGAGAAGGCAGAGGCCTTCTACATTATCTACAGTGTTGAATGGATCTCCTTGGGCAAGTCTTGGAACGTAA